The Kitasatospora setae KM-6054 genome contains a region encoding:
- a CDS encoding potassium channel family protein, with the protein MRELVRTYVGLLAGPVLLLVLYFTVPLGWFGPHHPAVSWSAFGVLLTVLGIGLLREVRLQVLGQSRHPVPRILILLCSALVVFATAYLAMSRDPGELDGLTTKVDALYFTVITMATVGYGDIHPSGQAARVVVMLQLLYTVVFLTTGVTALTRQVKTRAVKRARHEG; encoded by the coding sequence GTGAGGGAACTCGTCCGGACGTACGTCGGCCTGCTGGCCGGCCCGGTGCTGCTGCTGGTGCTGTACTTCACCGTCCCGCTGGGCTGGTTCGGGCCGCACCACCCGGCGGTCAGCTGGTCGGCGTTCGGCGTGCTGCTGACCGTGCTCGGGATCGGGCTGCTGCGCGAGGTGCGGCTGCAGGTGCTCGGGCAGTCCCGGCACCCGGTGCCGCGGATCCTGATCCTGCTGTGCAGCGCGCTGGTGGTGTTCGCCACCGCCTACCTGGCGATGTCCCGGGACCCGGGCGAGCTGGACGGGCTGACCACCAAGGTCGACGCGCTGTACTTCACGGTGATCACCATGGCGACCGTCGGGTACGGCGACATCCACCCGTCCGGGCAGGCCGCCCGGGTCGTGGTGATGCTCCAACTCCTGTACACCGTCGTGTTCCTGACCACCGGGGTGACGGCGCTGACCCGGCAGGTGAAGACCCGCGCGGTGAAGCGGGCCCGGCACGAGGGCTGA